DNA sequence from the Acidobacteriota bacterium genome:
TATAGAGTGGACGATCTTCGTCGGTTTGTAATTCCCTGATTTCCCCCCTGCCTTCAGGTGTTTTGGCGCGCTGAGAAAACAGGTTGGGATCAAACACCGGACGACTGACCATTGCCAGCACTTCGCCATTATTTGGATCGGAAACGACAATCGCTCCGCGCTTTGAAGGCATCGTTTCTGTCTGAACTTCCGCAACTTTTTGAATGTCCAGATCAAGCGTGGTGTAAAGATCGCGACCGGCAACCGGGTCTATTTTTTCCAACACCTTTTGTATGCGTCCGCGACTATCCACCAGCACACGAAGCTCGCCGTCTTTTCCCATCAAAATTTCGTTGTGCGAGCGCTCAACTCCGCTTTTGCCAATGATGTCGCCAAGCTTGTAGCCATTTTCATAACTGAACGGCCCATCCTTATCTTTTAATTCATCCGGACTGACTTCGCCGACGTATCCAAGCGCGTGAGCCGCCAGCACGCCAAACGGATAAAGTCGCTGCGGAGCTTCCTCCGCACGAATCATCGGATACTCATATTGGTGCGCTCGAACCCACGCGACATCGGCAGCCGTGGCCTGTTCCTTCACCACAATGAATTCCCACTTCGCTTCATACTTGGCTGCTTCAAACCGGTTGGCCAACCATTTTTGTTCAATCCCCAGATTGTTTACCAGCAAGTCGGCAATTTGTGGAAAGTCCTGTGCTTTAATGTCCTTACGGCTTAGAACGATGTTGTATGAGGTTTGGCTGGTAACCAGAATGCGCTCTTTTCGGTCAAAGATGGTTCCGCGACGCGCCGGAATCGGAATAATCCGGGTGCGATTTTTGTCGGAGCGTTCCGCATAGACCTCGCTGTTCATCCCCTGCAAATACCACAACCGTCCCAGCAGCAGTACAATGAGAACAATCGCGAGATAACGAATTACTTCCAGGCGCACCCCAACTTGCCGTAAATCCTCGGCGGGATCGAACCCGGATTCTCTGACTGATTTCATTGCAGTTACCTCTCGATTCAATTCGAATTATCGAATATCGAATCGGCTCGATTCAGGACGTAGCGAAAATCTAACCTCTGAGCCAGGACTTTCCTCTGCGAGCTTCGCTGCGGCGCACACGCAAAGCTGAATTCTTATTGAAGATACGGTCGAAGAACAGATAAAGCAGGGTGGCGGCAATCAGGTTGGTCACAAGTCCGAAGACAATGGCGGCAGCTAATCCTTTTCCGCCTGTCAGGACGGGGAGCTTGAACTTGAGCAGCTTATAAAAGGCATACCGGGTCAGCGTATTCACCAGACTGGCGCTGGCAACCGTTGCAAATCTGACCAGCAAATTGTCAGCGACAATGATCGAAACAATTCGATCTGCAACGTAAGCCGCGAGCACATAGGAAAACCCGCTGACACCAACGGCGGTCTCAACCCCGTTGGCCATTCCTCTGGAAAAAACATCATACAGGATACCGGCAGCCACTGCCGTCAATAGAGCCTGCACCGGATCACGTCCCAGACAAACATAAACAACGACGATCAAAAGCCAGTCTATGTATCCCAGCCACTGACCAATTGCCTCAGGAACCAAACCCACGACTGTGGTCTGTGCAAAAACGGCGACCAGCAAGCAGGCTGCTATTTTGAATGACGTACCGCGAGATGCTTTCTCCAACTATGCTTTACCGTAAATTCAAAACTTGTTTTTTTGCTTCGAACAACAACGATTGCGACTTCCAACGTCGCGCTTTCGCCGCATTCGATCACGACCAATGTTCTTATTTCTTCCGTTCGGTCGCTTTGTCTTGTTCTTCTTTTTTCTTTAGCTCATCTACAGGGCCACGAATTTCCGAAGGAGGAACTTGCAGCACTTTCACCAACTCCAGTTTTCCCAATTTGGCTGCCGGCTCTATTTCAACCAGCACAGGCGCTGCCAAAGTTCCATTGCCTCTGACCTGGCCAATCAACAATCCTGCCGGATATATTCCATCCTGACCGGACGTTACAACTTCCTCTCCCGGCTCCAGTTTATCCGGCGGAACAAGAAATCGCATGTCGCAAAGCGCTTTGCTTTTCCCTTCCAGGATTCCCAACCAGCGAGAATTGGCCGTCTGACCAATCACCGCCGCGCCTGCGCCGTGCCGTTCATCCGAAATCAACAACACTTGAGAGGAAATTGGTCCGGCCAAAATCACTCGCCCGACCAAACCGTCTCCAGTGACAACTGGCTGGTCTTTTTCAATACCGGCCAACGTGCCGCGATCAATGGTGAGGGTATTGAACCACTGATTCGCGTCATGCCCAATGACCCTGGCAGTCACTCCCGGATAAGTCGCCGCAGATTTTTTCAAAGCCTCCATCTGCGCGGAGATGTTCGCTTTACTCTGCAAATCGGCCAACTGGGTTTTCAGTCGCCCAACTTCATCCTGCAACAACTGGTTATCCCTGCGCGCGCCGCGCAGGTCAATGTACCCCTTCCAAATGCCTGTCACGCCACCCGTCAGCCGCGTAGCCACCCATTGAAAAGGCGTCATTCCGCTGATTGCGACAAGCTGGAAATAACTGATGTTCGGCTGACCAGGAACCCGGTTGAGCAAAATCACGAACAAATGCACGAGCAGCAATAAACCGAGCAGCCAAGTTGGGTTCTTTTTGGCTTTATCT
Encoded proteins:
- the mreD gene encoding rod shape-determining protein MreD; amino-acid sequence: MEKASRGTSFKIAACLLVAVFAQTTVVGLVPEAIGQWLGYIDWLLIVVVYVCLGRDPVQALLTAVAAGILYDVFSRGMANGVETAVGVSGFSYVLAAYVADRIVSIIVADNLLVRFATVASASLVNTLTRYAFYKLLKFKLPVLTGGKGLAAAIVFGLVTNLIAATLLYLFFDRIFNKNSALRVRRSEARRGKSWLRG
- a CDS encoding rod shape-determining protein MreC, which encodes MSLTDKAKDKAKKNPTWLLGLLLLVHLFVILLNRVPGQPNISYFQLVAISGMTPFQWVATRLTGGVTGIWKGYIDLRGARRDNQLLQDEVGRLKTQLADLQSKANISAQMEALKKSAATYPGVTARVIGHDANQWFNTLTIDRGTLAGIEKDQPVVTGDGLVGRVILAGPISSQVLLISDERHGAGAAVIGQTANSRWLGILEGKSKALCDMRFLVPPDKLEPGEEVVTSGQDGIYPAGLLIGQVRGNGTLAAPVLVEIEPAAKLGKLELVKVLQVPPSEIRGPVDELKKKEEQDKATERKK